The DNA window TCCTGCGCGAGCTGGCCGCGTCGGGCGAGATGACGATGCTGGTGGTCACCCACGTGATGAACTTCGCACGGCGCTGCTCCCATCGGGTGCTATTCTTCGACCATGGCGTCGTGCTCGAAGACGCCCATCCAGAGGTGATCTTCACTGCTCCAAGTCACGAGCGCACTCGTGAATTCCTTGCGAGCATCCTCGAGACATAAAGGAGTTGAAGGAACGTGAACACAGTCAAGAGCAAGACCGACACCGTCCACGAGCACTACAGCCGGTTGGCGGAGCGATACGACGATTACCTCCACTACTCGGACGACTTCATCCGGGCGCTCACCTCGAAGATGATCGAGAAGCTCGAGCTCGAGGAGGGCGACCGTCTCGTTGATCTCGGGTGTGGCACCGGTATGTACTCACTCGACATCCTCGCGCAGGTTGCCCTCACCAACCCGGTGATCGGCGTCGATCCCTTTCCGCAGATGCTGGCCAAGATCCCCGAGGAGGCACCGATGACGAGAGTGGCACTCGATGCTCTCGTGTTCTCCGCGCGGGATGGCGCCTACGACAAGATCTTGATGAAGGAAGCGGTCCACCACGTCGATGACAAGGCATTGCTCTTCTCGAACCTGTTCCAGCGGTTGAGCGCACACGGCAGGCTCCTTCTCGTGCATG is part of the Luteitalea sp. genome and encodes:
- a CDS encoding methyltransferase domain-containing protein; the encoded protein is MNTVKSKTDTVHEHYSRLAERYDDYLHYSDDFIRALTSKMIEKLELEEGDRLVDLGCGTGMYSLDILAQVALTNPVIGVDPFPQMLAKIPEEAPMTRVALDALVFSARDGAYDKILMKEAVHHVDDKALLFSNLFQRLSAHGRLLLVHVPPKVVYPLFDKALQRALGWHADPDELVTLLQRTGFHVERDGLDYQHSIPKHRYFQMVERCYMSVLSSFTAEEIREGLAEMEHKYTDVTTLSFVDHFDYITGVKG